Proteins encoded in a region of the bacterium genome:
- a CDS encoding MarR family transcriptional regulator, with protein MDSSNSIEFEIFSTLRKIIKTVDIYSAKLKMEHKINSSQLSCLLVLGELGSISLSQLSKKVSLSPSMITGVIDQLESKELVTRARNSTDRRVILIELTEKGKDTLKNAPLSIQKKLVNALSAIKKEEKIEINKSLLKLLSMMVSEVLIDSSIFGAEDKMVDVEPSVIQSEENLKS; from the coding sequence ATGGATAGTAGCAATAGTATAGAATTTGAAATCTTCAGTACTTTAAGAAAAATAATTAAAACCGTAGATATTTATTCTGCAAAATTAAAAATGGAACATAAAATAAATTCTTCACAACTATCCTGTTTATTAGTTCTTGGAGAGCTAGGCTCAATTTCACTTAGCCAGTTAAGTAAAAAGGTTTCCTTGTCTCCAAGTATGATTACTGGTGTTATAGATCAACTTGAAAGCAAAGAATTGGTCACAAGAGCAAGGAATTCCACTGATAGAAGAGTGATACTTATTGAATTAACAGAGAAGGGGAAAGACACTCTAAAAAACGCTCCGCTTTCTATCCAAAAGAAATTGGTAAATGCTTTGTCTGCTATAAAAAAAGAAGAAAAAATAGAAATCAATAAAAGCTTGTTAAAATTATTGTCAATGATGGTATCAGAAGTATTAATAGATTCTTCTATCTTCGGAGCCGAAGATAAGATGGTAGATGTTGAACCTTCTGTCATTCAATCAGAAGAAAATTTAAAAAGTTAG
- a CDS encoding aldose 1-epimerase family protein: MAILYGKRIGKETLLKKVGSISQVAGIKRYTLLEGRGKGVEAADVKTGSGFSFTVLPSRGMDISFAQYNGKSLCWRSQTGDVAPSYYEPEELEWLRSFYGGLLLTCGLTQAGMPCIDNEEKLGLHGRISNIPATDVSIQSEWKDDDYIMKIKGKIIQAKVFGENICLTREITARLGESRLFVYDVVENLGFEDVPHMILYHINGGYPAVDEGSSLIAQVNSVSPRDDEAKIEQEKYNQFSRPIHGFKERVYYLDMAEDKDGFVTAALVNKTYDNGEGFGFYIRYLKKELPRFIEWKMNGEGTYVVGIEPANCMVGGRAKEREAKTLQFMKPGEKREYHLEIGVLSGKESIEKYEEQMR; this comes from the coding sequence ATGGCTATCTTATACGGTAAAAGGATAGGTAAGGAAACATTGCTAAAAAAAGTTGGAAGCATTTCGCAAGTTGCTGGCATAAAAAGATATACGCTTTTAGAGGGAAGAGGAAAGGGTGTTGAAGCCGCTGATGTTAAAACAGGTTCGGGTTTTTCTTTTACGGTTCTTCCATCCAGGGGTATGGATATCTCTTTTGCGCAGTATAATGGTAAGTCCTTGTGCTGGAGATCGCAGACAGGTGATGTGGCGCCAAGTTATTATGAGCCAGAAGAACTTGAATGGTTAAGAAGCTTTTATGGAGGATTGCTCCTCACATGCGGACTGACTCAGGCAGGTATGCCATGTATAGATAATGAAGAAAAACTGGGACTGCATGGAAGGATATCAAACATACCAGCTACTGATGTTTCCATTCAGTCCGAATGGAAAGATGATGATTATATCATGAAGATAAAAGGGAAAATTATCCAGGCTAAGGTTTTTGGCGAAAATATCTGTTTAACCAGAGAAATCACAGCAAGACTGGGTGAAAGCAGGCTGTTTGTTTACGATGTAGTAGAGAATTTAGGATTTGAGGATGTCCCTCATATGATACTGTACCACATTAACGGAGGCTACCCAGCAGTTGATGAAGGCTCAAGTTTAATTGCTCAAGTAAATAGTGTCTCTCCGAGGGACGATGAAGCAAAGATAGAACAGGAAAAATATAATCAGTTCAGTAGACCAATACATGGGTTCAAGGAACGAGTATATTATCTTGATATGGCTGAGGATAAGGATGGATTTGTAACAGCAGCGCTTGTAAATAAAACATATGATAATGGAGAAGGATTCGGTTTCTACATTAGATATCTCAAGAAAGAGCTTCCGCGATTTATTGAGTGGAAAATGAATGGCGAAGGAACATATGTGGTAGGCATAGAGCCTGCAAATTGCATGGTGGGAGGCAGAGCAAAAGAGAGAGAAGCTAAAACACTCCAGTTTATGAAGCCCGGAGAGAAAAGAGAATATCATTTGGAAATAGGTGTCCTCTCAGGTAAGGAAAGCATAGAGAAATATGAAGAACAAATGCGCTGA
- a CDS encoding small multi-drug export protein: MSKFSFFRSIEGLIFLIGCCLLAIELILFALFGHYIPELKENLFSVIAAYFLGGRGVSISLGLNLGLSKFLVISILVFSNLTFLFVLYPPIIYFYEHLIEMKFIGKIIGSVKHKAEKYQPKIEKWGSLGLAFFVWAPLFSSGALVGAIIGTLIGMRTITVICVVTSAMIASVISWTFAFDYLFEFATGAGKLIPSIFVGLILGIAIFYRLRHLYSLARQKIKLKKSTPSNNKEKHDNRD; encoded by the coding sequence ATGTCAAAATTTTCTTTTTTTAGAAGCATAGAAGGACTTATCTTCCTGATTGGTTGTTGTCTTCTTGCAATTGAACTAATTCTTTTTGCTCTATTTGGACACTATATTCCTGAGTTAAAAGAGAATTTATTTTCAGTAATTGCTGCTTACTTTCTTGGTGGAAGAGGTGTGAGTATATCTCTGGGCTTAAATCTTGGATTATCTAAATTTTTAGTTATTTCAATTTTAGTTTTTTCTAATCTCACATTTCTTTTTGTTCTTTATCCCCCAATTATTTATTTTTACGAACATTTAATAGAAATGAAATTTATAGGGAAAATCATCGGTTCAGTTAAACATAAAGCTGAAAAGTATCAGCCTAAAATAGAAAAATGGGGCTCTCTGGGATTAGCCTTTTTTGTGTGGGCTCCTCTTTTCTCAAGTGGAGCATTGGTAGGAGCAATTATCGGAACTTTGATTGGTATGCGTACAATTACTGTAATTTGCGTGGTAACATCTGCGATGATTGCTAGTGTCATATCATGGACATTTGCTTTTGATTATCTATTTGAGTTCGCTACAGGAGCAGGGAAACTTATCCCCTCGATATTTGTTGGTTTAATTTTAGGAATAGCAATCTTCTACAGACTGCGGCATCTTTATAGTCTGGCCAGGCAAAAAATAAAACTAAAAAAGAGCACCCCTTCAAACAATAAAGAAAAGCATGATAATAGAGATTAA
- the cobC gene encoding alpha-ribazole phosphatase: MGKIFIIRHGQTSGNSALKYFGITDVELNKEGIIQAGLASKRLEKENIYRIYSSSLKRAFKTAEIIAKPHRISIELKEDLREINFGNWEGLSFQEIRMSCPHEFSEWQNNIMGFTMPQGESILELKRRVETAFNEILNSAKENNVVIVTHGGPIRIILSKILSPNALETAFWKIKQDNAALNIIENTDNTQIISLINDTSHLNPRRF; encoded by the coding sequence GTGGGAAAAATATTCATTATTAGACATGGCCAAACTTCTGGCAACAGCGCACTAAAATATTTTGGTATTACTGATGTGGAGTTAAATAAAGAGGGCATAATCCAGGCTGGATTGGCAAGTAAAAGATTAGAAAAGGAAAACATTTACAGAATTTACAGCAGTAGTTTAAAAAGAGCATTTAAAACTGCAGAAATAATAGCAAAACCTCACAGAATAAGTATTGAATTGAAAGAAGACCTGAGGGAAATCAACTTTGGAAATTGGGAAGGCCTAAGTTTTCAAGAAATCCGGATGAGTTGTCCACATGAATTTTCTGAGTGGCAGAATAATATAATGGGTTTCACAATGCCTCAAGGGGAATCGATATTAGAACTAAAAAGAAGAGTTGAGACAGCATTTAATGAAATATTAAATAGTGCAAAGGAGAATAATGTTGTTATTGTAACGCATGGAGGACCAATAAGGATAATATTGAGTAAAATACTTTCTCCAAATGCGTTAGAGACTGCGTTCTGGAAGATAAAGCAGGATAATGCTGCATTAAATATTATTGAGAATACAGACAACACACAGATAATATCATTAATTAATGACACATCTCATCTGAATCCTAGGCGGTTTTAG
- a CDS encoding ATP-grasp domain-containing protein, with protein sequence MDRVLITDGHWRKTLAATRALGEKGIAVTVGETSIFATSLFSKYCARRLVYPSPKRNPDEFITAIIAELTRFKYKAILPMEETTMLVLSQHKEKIEKYTNLPILNYAMLNLARNKARVIKHAQSIGIPCPKTYFIENIKEVEQISNSLPYPVIIKPQISSGSFGIRKVDSKENLMTNYLQIHSKFPYPIIQEYIPDGGAFGVSLLFNRRSQLRAIFTHKRLREYPVKGGPSTLRKGIRRYDIENLALELMKSLLWYGVAMVEFRIDKRDDIPKLMEINPRFWGSLQLAISSGVNFPYLLYEIACKGDTEGVFEYKTGIKCRWLLFGDVLHFLSNQKRFSLDPGFFKFFDKNTSYDICSTADIKPIFGRILSGITILYDPDMRKFLKKR encoded by the coding sequence ATGGACAGAGTATTAATTACAGACGGTCACTGGAGAAAGACACTTGCTGCAACCAGGGCGCTTGGAGAGAAAGGTATAGCAGTAACTGTTGGGGAAACTAGCATATTTGCCACTTCTTTATTCTCGAAATATTGTGCAAGAAGACTTGTTTATCCATCTCCTAAAAGAAATCCTGATGAATTTATAACTGCAATTATTGCAGAATTAACCAGGTTCAAATACAAGGCTATCCTTCCAATGGAAGAAACAACAATGCTTGTTCTCTCTCAGCATAAGGAGAAAATAGAAAAATATACAAATTTACCTATTCTGAATTATGCGATGCTCAATCTTGCCAGAAATAAGGCAAGAGTTATAAAGCATGCTCAGTCTATTGGGATTCCATGTCCAAAAACATATTTTATAGAGAACATTAAAGAAGTTGAACAGATATCAAATAGCCTGCCATATCCAGTAATAATAAAGCCTCAAATCAGTTCAGGATCTTTTGGCATCAGGAAGGTTGATTCAAAAGAAAACCTCATGACTAATTATCTTCAAATACACAGCAAGTTTCCTTATCCTATAATTCAGGAGTACATACCTGATGGAGGAGCATTCGGAGTTTCTTTGCTGTTTAACAGGAGAAGTCAACTGCGTGCAATATTCACTCATAAAAGATTACGAGAATATCCTGTAAAAGGTGGGCCAAGCACCTTGCGCAAAGGAATAAGAAGATATGACATAGAGAATTTAGCGCTAGAACTTATGAAATCACTTTTGTGGTATGGTGTAGCTATGGTTGAATTCAGAATTGACAAGCGGGATGATATCCCCAAATTAATGGAAATTAATCCGAGATTCTGGGGATCCTTACAACTTGCAATTTCTTCTGGTGTTAATTTCCCATATCTTTTATATGAGATAGCATGTAAGGGAGATACAGAAGGAGTTTTTGAATATAAGACAGGTATAAAGTGCAGATGGCTGTTATTCGGAGATGTATTGCATTTTTTGTCCAACCAGAAAAGATTCTCATTGGATCCAGGATTTTTTAAGTTCTTTGATAAGAACACGTCATATGATATATGCTCAACTGCGGACATTAAGCCAATATTTGGAAGGATATTATCAGGAATAACAATTTTATACGATCCAGACATGAGAAAGTTCCTGAAGAAAAGGTAA
- a CDS encoding PHP domain-containing protein produces the protein MKNKCADLHIHTTASDGTFSPRRVVREAAKRGIHAIAITDHDTVQGISEAIKAGKDMNVEVIPGVELATDEKGVELHILGLFIDWENKTLQDTLKTLSVQRISRMKKMISKLAQFEMNIKFEEVLELAKGEIIGRLHLAQVMKKKGYVEYVAEAFNKHIGDKKACYVSRYKLSSDETISLINRIGGISIIAHPMILHRDDIIIDLIKKGLCGIEVFYNHQSKESAEHYEKMAKEYGLLVTGGSDCHGEAKDQVLMGSVRIPYEYVERLKESKESMSGKNIHY, from the coding sequence ATGAAGAACAAATGCGCTGATTTGCACATTCACACTACTGCTTCAGATGGAACTTTTTCGCCGAGAAGGGTAGTGAGGGAAGCAGCCAAAAGAGGCATACACGCAATAGCAATAACAGATCATGATACTGTTCAAGGCATTTCTGAAGCAATCAAGGCTGGCAAGGATATGAATGTTGAAGTTATTCCCGGAGTAGAATTGGCTACAGACGAGAAAGGAGTAGAGTTACATATTCTGGGACTGTTTATAGATTGGGAAAATAAAACTCTGCAAGATACACTTAAAACCCTGTCTGTACAAAGAATTAGCCGAATGAAGAAAATGATATCCAAATTAGCCCAATTTGAAATGAATATAAAATTTGAAGAGGTTTTAGAACTGGCAAAAGGAGAGATAATAGGAAGACTTCATCTTGCACAAGTTATGAAAAAGAAGGGATACGTAGAATATGTTGCAGAAGCCTTTAACAAGCATATAGGAGATAAAAAAGCGTGTTATGTTTCAAGGTATAAATTGAGCTCAGATGAGACTATTTCATTAATAAATCGTATTGGAGGTATCTCTATAATTGCACATCCAATGATACTGCACAGGGACGATATTATAATAGACCTCATAAAAAAAGGATTATGCGGTATAGAGGTGTTCTATAATCATCAGTCTAAGGAAAGTGCTGAGCATTACGAAAAAATGGCAAAAGAGTATGGACTATTGGTTACAGGCGGTTCTGACTGTCATGGAGAGGCAAAAGATCAGGTTCTAATGGGGAGTGTAAGAATACCCTATGAATATGTTGAGAGATTAAAGGAGAGTAAGGAGTCAATGAGTGGGAAAAATATTCATTATTAG
- the nifU gene encoding Fe-S cluster assembly scaffold protein NifU: MENYSKKVMEHFRNPRNVGEIKNPDGIGHVGNPVCGDIMEMYIKVKNNIIVDAKFKTFGCGAAIATSSMVTELVKGKTIDEALKISNRAVAEALGGLPHIKMHCSVLAEEALKSAINDYLVKAKTA; this comes from the coding sequence GTGGAAAACTACAGTAAGAAAGTGATGGAGCATTTCAGAAACCCACGAAACGTAGGTGAAATAAAAAATCCGGATGGTATTGGGCACGTAGGGAATCCTGTTTGTGGGGATATTATGGAAATGTATATTAAGGTGAAAAATAATATTATTGTAGATGCTAAATTTAAGACCTTTGGATGTGGTGCAGCTATAGCTACAAGCAGCATGGTTACTGAATTAGTTAAAGGGAAAACCATAGATGAAGCACTTAAGATATCAAATCGAGCAGTAGCAGAAGCATTGGGTGGACTTCCACATATAAAAATGCATTGTTCGGTTTTGGCAGAGGAGGCACTCAAATCAGCAATTAATGACTATCTGGTAAAAGCTAAAACCGCCTAG
- a CDS encoding phosphoribosylaminoimidazolesuccinocarboxamide synthase — protein sequence MSINFESMDKTAEGKTKIIYRNAGDEKTVYMVFKDDITAGDGVKHDVISGKALIDWKTNRDTFELLNRKGVRTHYISSPEEKVALVRKLDRKINLEVVSRRVASGSILKWSNTIEGQRYDPVITQFHYKDDPLHDPMLDNAYIAYIIKAKSGFEYAAMKKINEQAFGYLEATFAHFDVQLIDIKLEYGIIDGEVYLIDEISGGSFRLWPYAHKNPNLNQDNVLGELNPEARLDKDTYRMGQSTDKVKDKFAEIADITAGFKNIE from the coding sequence ATGTCAATAAATTTTGAATCCATGGACAAAACAGCAGAAGGGAAGACAAAGATAATTTATAGAAATGCTGGGGATGAGAAAACAGTTTATATGGTCTTCAAGGATGATATTACAGCAGGTGATGGGGTAAAACATGATGTGATTTCGGGCAAGGCTCTGATTGACTGGAAAACTAATAGAGATACATTTGAACTTCTTAATAGGAAAGGAGTTAGGACTCATTATATCTCAAGTCCTGAAGAAAAAGTCGCGCTTGTAAGAAAACTTGACAGAAAGATTAACCTTGAAGTTGTGTCAAGAAGAGTTGCTTCAGGCTCTATTCTGAAATGGAGCAATACTATTGAGGGACAGAGATACGATCCTGTAATTACACAATTTCACTATAAGGATGATCCGTTACATGATCCTATGCTGGATAATGCCTATATTGCCTACATCATAAAGGCAAAGAGTGGTTTTGAATACGCTGCGATGAAAAAAATTAATGAACAGGCTTTCGGATATCTTGAGGCAACTTTCGCACATTTTGATGTTCAATTAATAGATATTAAGCTAGAATATGGTATTATTGATGGAGAAGTATATCTCATAGATGAGATTTCAGGAGGCTCATTTCGGCTGTGGCCCTACGCACACAAAAACCCTAATCTTAATCAAGACAATGTATTGGGAGAACTTAATCCAGAAGCTCGGCTTGATAAGGATACATACAGAATGGGGCAAAGCACAGACAAGGTTAAAGATAAATTTGCAGAAATAGCCGATATAACTGCAGGTTTTAAGAATATAGAATAG